In the Sediminibacter sp. Hel_I_10 genome, one interval contains:
- a CDS encoding CRTAC1 family protein, with protein sequence MELSLYKNQFYHIKNNIAKLSILVILICFSCKKTNKIETETKLVTKNKKNATQEMIDDIEKRVASFNVESVPYIFNNAKVSAIEKRLQSTRGNERLNILFSYGLELLNAGKTEESINVLKEVLMALDNIDVPSKSESVYYIKKQMAIAYMRKAEQDNCFANHNEESCIIPISPKGQHIIKEGAEQSIAMLEELLELNPQDLECQYLLNIAHMTLGQYPEQVPKKFRIPESHFSKSGKIMQFKDIAMSLGVDVNLKSGGTCVDDFNGDGYLDIIASSWGFDDQIRYFENDGVGGFTDKTKEAGLEGVTGGLNLRHADYDNDGHLDFIILRGAWLSIYGSLPNSLMRNNGDGTFTDTTKSSGIYSLNPTQTAVWVDVNLDGWLDLFIANEWSEAKQSYCELFLNNGDGTFKDIAKEAGITIPGFFKGVASGDINNDLYPDLYLSNYDGLNTLYINTTENSGKPSFKLAVNARVSEPKLSFPTWFFDYNNDGYEDIFVSGYSSSEILPAEMMLRNIRSNTAEYRPFLYQNNGDNTFSEVSMASNLTEPIATMGCNFGDLDNDGYLDFYLATGDPDFFSIVPNKMYRNVGGKRFEDVTYSGGFGHIQKGHAIGFGDMDMDGDQDIYAVMGGAVEGDVFRNLLFENPIGNENNWINIVLEGKQSNRSAIGAKIIISIEENHKERKIYNTVDSGASFGGNSLMAEIGLGKAKVIKKVEVKWPHQTRLISVFKNVEVNQTIKIIEGGEIQKLDLPEFSFNKTMPLHKHN encoded by the coding sequence ATGGAATTAAGTCTATACAAGAATCAATTCTATCACATCAAAAATAATATTGCTAAACTCTCGATTTTAGTAATATTAATATGTTTTAGTTGCAAGAAAACTAATAAAATTGAAACAGAAACGAAGCTCGTTACTAAAAATAAGAAGAACGCTACCCAAGAGATGATTGACGATATCGAAAAGAGAGTAGCGTCATTCAATGTAGAAAGCGTACCATATATTTTCAATAATGCTAAGGTGTCTGCAATTGAAAAAAGGCTTCAATCGACACGAGGAAATGAGAGACTAAATATTTTATTTTCGTATGGTTTAGAATTGCTGAACGCGGGAAAAACAGAAGAATCAATTAACGTCTTAAAAGAGGTATTAATGGCACTTGATAACATTGATGTGCCATCCAAGTCAGAATCGGTTTACTACATCAAAAAGCAAATGGCAATCGCTTACATGCGAAAGGCAGAACAGGATAATTGTTTTGCTAATCATAATGAAGAATCTTGCATTATTCCCATAAGTCCTAAAGGCCAACATATTATAAAGGAAGGAGCCGAGCAATCCATTGCGATGCTTGAAGAACTTCTTGAGTTAAATCCACAAGATCTTGAATGTCAATATCTCTTGAATATCGCTCATATGACTTTGGGACAATATCCAGAACAGGTGCCAAAAAAATTCAGAATTCCAGAGTCTCATTTCTCAAAGTCCGGAAAAATTATGCAGTTTAAGGATATTGCAATGAGTCTGGGTGTTGATGTTAATCTTAAGTCTGGCGGGACCTGTGTTGATGACTTCAATGGCGATGGTTATTTAGATATTATTGCGTCTTCATGGGGTTTTGATGACCAAATCAGATATTTTGAAAACGATGGAGTAGGAGGATTTACAGACAAAACGAAAGAAGCCGGCCTTGAAGGCGTAACTGGTGGATTAAATTTGAGGCATGCAGATTACGATAATGATGGACATTTAGATTTCATAATTTTAAGGGGGGCGTGGTTATCCATATATGGAAGTTTGCCAAATTCCTTGATGAGGAATAACGGTGATGGCACATTCACAGATACTACAAAATCTTCAGGTATCTATTCGCTCAACCCAACACAAACGGCGGTTTGGGTAGATGTAAATTTGGATGGCTGGCTCGATCTTTTTATTGCGAACGAATGGTCTGAAGCCAAGCAGAGTTATTGTGAGCTGTTTTTAAACAATGGTGATGGTACCTTTAAGGATATTGCTAAAGAGGCGGGTATTACCATTCCAGGATTCTTTAAAGGGGTGGCTAGTGGCGATATAAACAATGATTTATATCCAGATTTATATCTCTCTAATTACGATGGTTTAAATACCTTGTACATTAACACTACAGAGAACTCTGGAAAACCATCTTTTAAATTAGCTGTAAATGCAAGAGTTTCAGAACCGAAATTAAGTTTTCCAACCTGGTTTTTCGATTATAATAACGATGGTTACGAAGATATTTTCGTTTCAGGATATTCTTCTTCAGAAATTCTGCCAGCTGAGATGATGCTTAGAAATATTAGATCAAATACGGCTGAATATAGACCCTTTTTATATCAAAACAATGGGGACAATACGTTTAGCGAAGTCTCCATGGCAAGTAATTTGACAGAACCCATTGCAACAATGGGATGCAATTTTGGAGACTTGGACAATGATGGTTATCTAGACTTTTATTTGGCGACTGGAGATCCTGACTTTTTTTCAATCGTTCCAAATAAGATGTATCGTAATGTAGGTGGGAAGCGCTTTGAAGATGTGACCTATAGTGGTGGTTTTGGACACATACAAAAAGGGCATGCGATTGGTTTTGGAGATATGGATATGGACGGTGATCAAGATATTTATGCCGTTATGGGAGGAGCAGTTGAAGGGGATGTTTTTAGAAATTTGCTTTTTGAAAATCCTATTGGAAATGAAAATAACTGGATCAATATTGTTTTGGAAGGTAAGCAAAGCAACAGATCTGCCATTGGTGCCAAAATCATTATCTCGATCGAGGAGAATCATAAAGAGCGCAAAATTTACAATACAGTTGATTCTGGCGCTAGCTTTGGTGGTAACAGTTTAATGGCCGAAATTGGATTGGGAAAAGCTAAAGTTATCAAAAAGGTTGAGGTCAAGTGGCCCCACCAAACCAGACTAATTTCTGTTTTCAAAAATGTAGAGGTAAATCAAACTATTAAAATTATAGAAGGAGGGGAAATTCAAAAGCTAGATTTGCCTGAATTTTCATTTAACAAAACGATGCCTTTGCATAAGCATAACTAG
- a CDS encoding glucuronoxylanase: MKTITQILMFILMALGLSCSSSDDSNGVRVGGPIIPAGPSDPTVLQSDASTIMSSETKQDISGFGAATVFRLNSPLSANDMDKLYGNDEGEIGLSILRIRVAPDDNSRAIELNHAQMASNRGALVMATPWSPPADMKTNNDLIGGSLKTESYEDYANYLNDFASYMDANGVPLEVISIQNEGDYEVSYESCNWSAAQVRDFMRDYGGLITNTKLMPSESFQFRHEHTDLTLNDPVAVDNVDIVGGHIYGTALDNYPYPLAMEKGKELWMTEHYTSSDRSANLWPDALLVGREIHNCMTIGQYNAYVWWYGKRYYSFIGDGEEGTSNGVVTKRGYVMSNFSKFIKPGYTRIGADENPQTGISISAYSGEGKIVVVAINQSEQTVEQQIVLTGTNSTTVTPYITSASQNLETQEAVSIEPSIEAYLYDLPPNSITTFVTN; encoded by the coding sequence ATGAAAACGATTACACAAATTTTAATGTTCATTCTAATGGCCTTGGGTTTAAGTTGTAGCAGCAGTGATGATAGTAACGGTGTAAGAGTTGGCGGGCCCATAATTCCCGCAGGACCTTCAGATCCTACAGTTTTACAATCAGATGCTTCTACAATTATGTCTTCAGAAACGAAACAAGACATAAGTGGATTTGGTGCCGCAACAGTTTTTAGATTGAATAGTCCCCTTAGCGCTAACGATATGGACAAATTATATGGAAATGATGAGGGAGAGATTGGGTTATCAATTCTGAGAATACGTGTTGCCCCAGATGATAATTCTAGGGCTATTGAGCTTAATCATGCACAAATGGCATCAAATAGAGGAGCTTTGGTTATGGCTACACCATGGAGTCCACCTGCAGATATGAAGACCAATAATGATTTAATAGGAGGGTCATTGAAGACAGAATCCTATGAAGATTATGCCAACTACCTCAATGATTTTGCATCATACATGGATGCTAATGGTGTTCCCTTGGAAGTTATAAGTATTCAGAATGAAGGTGATTATGAAGTCTCATATGAGTCTTGTAACTGGTCTGCCGCTCAAGTACGTGATTTTATGAGGGATTATGGAGGCCTTATAACCAATACTAAACTAATGCCCTCTGAGTCTTTTCAGTTCAGGCATGAACATACAGACCTGACCCTAAATGACCCTGTAGCGGTAGACAATGTAGATATTGTTGGAGGACATATTTATGGTACAGCGCTAGATAATTACCCTTATCCTTTGGCTATGGAAAAAGGGAAAGAACTGTGGATGACAGAACACTATACATCCAGTGACCGAAGTGCAAATCTGTGGCCTGACGCCTTGTTAGTTGGCCGGGAAATCCACAATTGTATGACTATAGGTCAATACAATGCTTATGTGTGGTGGTACGGTAAAAGGTATTACAGCTTTATAGGTGATGGTGAAGAAGGAACGTCTAATGGGGTTGTCACTAAGCGCGGCTATGTAATGTCAAATTTTTCAAAATTCATAAAGCCTGGTTATACAAGAATAGGTGCAGATGAGAATCCTCAAACGGGTATTTCCATTAGTGCATATTCGGGTGAGGGAAAAATTGTTGTTGTTGCCATAAATCAATCTGAGCAAACCGTAGAACAGCAGATTGTATTAACGGGAACAAATAGCACCACTGTTACTCCATATATAACTAGTGCTTCTCAAAACTTGGAGACTCAAGAAGCTGTTAGTATTGAACCAAGTATAGAGGCGTATTTATATGATTTGCCACCAAATAGTATAACAACTTTTGTAACTAATTAG
- a CDS encoding endo-1,4-beta-xylanase, with protein sequence MKNNFLKLVVVCLFSVGCSSDDSNGPTVGGPSGGTDDDEVVSGDPLLYIPTENLKDIASFPIGNIVSAARLDSSSEAQFKTLLNTDYNSITAENDMKMNNIFIGPDTFDFSDGNAIVAYAKANGMRVHGHALVWHPDYAIPDWLENFAGTNDEFEAHIENYVKTTVEHFAEEKDADGNSIVTGWDVVNEYFDDSGDLRNSLFTQKMGSDYIKKIFQWAREADPDVKLFYNDYNIAGQTNKRSSILSMVSDFQNSVPAIPIDGIGMQMHLGLAWPSLQEISLAITDVTNSGLLVHISELDIQVNSNEDITSLTLERAQEQELFYNHVSSEYNSIVPSDKQYGITIWGMRDQDSWRYDGGTDWLLLYNSNYEFKISHRGFADGL encoded by the coding sequence ATGAAAAATAATTTTTTAAAACTAGTTGTTGTTTGTCTGTTTTCTGTGGGCTGTAGTTCTGATGATAGTAACGGACCTACTGTAGGCGGTCCCTCTGGCGGAACCGATGATGATGAGGTAGTCTCGGGAGATCCATTATTGTATATTCCTACTGAGAACCTAAAAGATATAGCTAGCTTTCCTATAGGAAATATTGTGTCGGCTGCTCGTTTAGATTCTTCGTCGGAAGCCCAATTTAAAACACTTTTGAATACTGATTATAACAGTATCACTGCAGAAAATGACATGAAAATGAACAACATTTTCATAGGTCCAGATACTTTTGATTTTAGTGATGGTAACGCTATTGTTGCCTACGCAAAAGCCAACGGAATGAGAGTTCATGGACATGCCTTGGTTTGGCACCCTGATTATGCCATACCAGATTGGCTCGAAAACTTTGCTGGAACCAATGATGAGTTTGAGGCACATATAGAAAACTATGTAAAAACCACTGTAGAACATTTCGCAGAAGAAAAGGATGCCGATGGGAACTCAATTGTTACTGGGTGGGATGTAGTGAATGAATATTTTGATGACAGTGGAGATTTGAGAAATAGTCTCTTTACCCAAAAAATGGGATCAGATTATATTAAAAAGATATTTCAATGGGCACGTGAGGCAGACCCTGACGTTAAGCTTTTTTACAACGATTATAATATTGCAGGTCAAACTAATAAACGCAGTTCGATTTTATCAATGGTAAGCGATTTTCAAAATAGTGTGCCAGCCATACCCATAGATGGTATTGGTATGCAAATGCACCTTGGTCTTGCGTGGCCTTCTCTACAGGAAATTTCATTGGCAATCACAGATGTTACTAATTCTGGCTTATTGGTTCATATTTCCGAACTGGATATACAGGTAAATTCAAATGAAGATATAACTAGCTTAACTTTAGAGCGTGCTCAAGAACAAGAATTATTTTACAACCATGTCTCTTCTGAGTATAATTCTATCGTGCCTTCCGATAAACAATATGGAATTACTATTTGGGGAATGAGAGATCAAGATAGTTGGAGATACGACGGCGGAACTGACTGGCTATTACTTTATAATTCAAATTATGAGTTTAAGATTTCGCATCGTGGATTTGCAGATGGACTTTAA